One window of Microcoleus vaginatus PCC 9802 genomic DNA carries:
- a CDS encoding F420-0:Gamma-glutamyl ligase → MIETLATGVAAAGSLLALGGLGLELNYRRTGSPNKLELTAGEWHLAISEPNRYLLVGEMEFRNLTQRFEIMLPEVRAQVKLLSDGSLDGVTSQTKVIPCHKEAAARADDYWFGYIVKAQKNTKIKVSVDIQGQDLTKLQSAWVQVHFVTYGPGGRIPKVRNVVVPLQFPNSDTVPIARNVGVAEVLPIRTHILAELDNPVEIVKRYVLPRAQKGDIVALAETPLALMQGRYRHPSEVKPGWAAKRVCLFFLPTSSLATACGMQTLVDVVGPWRVVAAFAIGAVAKIFGKPGVFYQLAGEQARLIDDVTGTLPPFDQFIVLGPDNPQQVVEEIQRETGLAAAIVDANDLKAVKILAATSDLSVTFLEQALRSNPAGNGDERTPVVVIRPLPQKS, encoded by the coding sequence GTGATCGAGACTTTAGCAACAGGAGTCGCAGCAGCAGGTTCGCTGCTAGCATTGGGCGGGTTAGGCCTAGAGTTGAACTATCGCCGGACTGGAAGTCCAAATAAACTAGAACTAACAGCCGGAGAATGGCACTTAGCCATCTCCGAACCCAACCGCTATCTTTTAGTCGGGGAAATGGAGTTCCGCAACCTGACACAGCGGTTTGAGATTATGTTGCCGGAAGTGCGGGCACAGGTGAAACTGCTGTCTGACGGAAGTTTGGATGGCGTTACTTCCCAGACAAAGGTGATTCCTTGCCACAAAGAGGCAGCAGCCAGAGCAGACGATTACTGGTTCGGGTATATTGTTAAAGCCCAAAAAAACACGAAAATTAAAGTCTCTGTAGACATTCAAGGGCAAGATTTAACCAAATTGCAATCAGCTTGGGTGCAAGTACACTTCGTCACCTACGGCCCAGGCGGGCGCATCCCCAAAGTCCGTAACGTAGTAGTCCCGCTGCAATTCCCCAACTCGGACACCGTACCCATCGCCAGAAATGTCGGAGTTGCAGAAGTCTTGCCGATTCGCACTCACATACTGGCCGAATTGGACAATCCCGTCGAAATAGTCAAGCGGTACGTGCTGCCGCGCGCCCAGAAAGGCGATATTGTCGCCTTGGCAGAAACTCCCCTAGCTTTGATGCAGGGACGCTACCGCCATCCCAGCGAAGTCAAACCAGGATGGGCGGCAAAGCGAGTGTGCTTGTTTTTCTTGCCCACGTCGAGTTTGGCCACGGCTTGCGGGATGCAGACGTTGGTTGATGTAGTAGGTCCTTGGCGCGTAGTAGCAGCATTTGCGATCGGCGCTGTGGCTAAAATATTTGGTAAACCGGGAGTCTTTTACCAACTAGCAGGGGAACAAGCCAGGCTGATCGACGACGTTACCGGGACTTTGCCTCCCTTTGACCAATTTATTGTCCTCGGCCCAGACAATCCCCAGCAAGTTGTAGAAGAAATTCAACGAGAAACCGGACTTGCGGCGGCGATCGTAGACGCTAATGACTTGAAAGCAGTTAAGATATTAGCAGCGACCTCCGATTTATCGGTAACATTCTTAGAGCAAGCTTTGCGAAGCAACCCTGCCGGGAATGGTGACGAGCGAACACCGGTCGTTGTAATTCGACCTCTGCCACAAAAATCTTGA